The sequence ACATTAGCATACCAACTAACATTTGCCAATACATTAGCCTACCAACTAACATTAGCCACTGTTAGCCTACCACTGTTACCCTAACAGCTAGCATTAGCTGCTTCGTTAGTCTACAACTAACATTAGCCACTACATTAGCCTCAACAACTAATTTTAGCCACTATGTTAGCCTAATCAACCAACATAAGCCActatgttagcctaaacaaTCAACATTTGCCTCTACATTAGCCTAACCAACTAGCACTAGCCGCTATGTTAGCCTAGTCAACTACCATTAGTCACTACATTAGCCTACCACCTAACATTAGGTGCTACATTAGCCTACCACctaacattagctgctatgTTAGCATACCAACTAAAATTAGCCACTGTTAGCCTATCAcctaacattagctgctacgTTAGCATACCAACAAACATTAGCCGCTACATTAGCCTATCAACTAACATTAGCCACTATGTTAGCCTACCAACTAGCATTAGCTGCTATGTTAGCCTCCCAACTAACATTAGCCATTATACTGGCCTAAATAactaacattagctgctacattagcctaaacaattagcattagctgctacattagcctgTCACCTAACATTAGCCACTAAGTTAGCCTAACAACTACATTAGCTGCTACGTTAGCCTACCAAGTAACATTAGCCACTGTGCTAGCATACCAACTTAGATTAGGCTAAGTTAGCCTAAGTAACTAGCATTAGCCGCTATGTTAGCCTACCAACTAGCATTAACTGATGCATTAGCCTACCAACTAACATTAGGCACTGTTAGCCTATCACCTAATATTAGCTGTGACTTTACTTTAACAGCTAGCATTAGCTGCTCCGTTAGCCTACCAACTAAAATTAGCCACTACGTTAGCCTCAACAACTAATATTAGCCACTATGTTAGCCTAATCAACCAACATTACCTTCTAGATTAGCCTAACAAACTAACATTAGCCACTACAATAACCTCAACAACTAACATTAGCTGCTGCATTAGTCTTCCAACTATTATTAACTGCTGTGTTAGCCTATCAACTAACATTAGCCATTATGTTAGCATAAACAATCACCATTAGCCTCTAGATTAGCCTAACCAATTAGCAATAACCGCTATGTTAGCCTAGCCAACTACCATTAGCAACTACATTAGCCTACCACctaacattagctgctatgTTAGCATACCAACTAACATTAGCCTCTGCGTTAGACTAGCCAACTAACATTAGCCACTATGTTAGCCTATCTAACTAGCCTTAGTCGCTACATTAGCCTAACCAGAATCAGCTGAAACATGATTGgaattttgcttttgttctctCAGGATGTAACAACATGGCAGATTTTCAGCAACACAACATCCACCAGGCTGTTCCAGGATGTGGAACTAAATGGAAATGTTTGCTCAGAATCTGCTGAAGATCTCTGatgtgattttcagattttagcTCGTGGTTTTCCAGCTGTGGttgtattttcctctcagtgccTGAGATGGAAATGAATgatcctgtgtttgtgtgacggTTAGGAATCTTCACGTGTTCTACTTgtgcaaacaaaataaaaaagtcaaaCTGAATGTGATGCATCATCCTGGTGGAAGCCACTGTGGAACACATCAACATCAGATAAACAACTATTTATCCGTTAGAAACTGTCAGAACCCAAATAATCATCACCAACTTTTTTAAcaatccttgaactaatcacgtGGAAAAGGAACGAATCTCAGCTTCAAATCcagatatttcatcaaagttCTTTATTCTGTAACTTTTCCAGAAGTCATCACATTCTGTAagaaccttcctcctcctggttctggttctccaggacCGACTCAGCTGAGAACAGAACCTTTAGAgagtttcaggttgaactgcaggcagtgtttcctcagagagactCAAATAGATGCAGCACAaccagtgaacagaggagcaggttgttggagatccatccagcatggtgaaacatctttctacagatgatgaacagagtagagaggaaaagtctggagaggaaatATGGAAATATTCATCCTCATAATactctaaatttgtccaaaacaacacaaacttgtCTAAACTGATTGAAAAAagcatccaaaatgacttaattttCCAAACATGATATAAATATGAACTAAAGTTATtgaaaaatgaccccaaacgaCCTGAAACGTGTTCAAAAGTCCCATAAAGATCTCCAGAAATGACCATGATGAGCAGGGCAGAGGAAAGGTCtgtaaaaacatggaaatgtcCATGACTGAAAGACTCAAATATTATCTAGAATGATAAAAACACGCCTTAAACTAgtgaaaaatttatttaaaattccccaatttgtccaaaatagcCAACACTTGCCcacatttacagaaaatttgtcaaaaattagcaaaaactggtcaaaaataaaaatgtccacattcaaAGTGATTCAAATTTGTGACAGAAAGCTgcccaaaaatatttaaaatttgtccaaaatctgttcaaaatgacatatttctTATCTAAAGTGATCCTGAGAGGAAAACGAGAGCTattggatgaataaataaacgcagcatggctcagaaacatgttggagatccattcagcatggtgaaacatctttctacagaggaaacatggagatagaaaacatctacaggatgaggagatggtaggagctccaggagaaaccagctggaggtCCAGGAAGATGCTTCTAGAAACGTCTTCCTGaacctccagctggtttctcctggAGCTCCTACGACTTCCAGGACCTGGTGAAATAAGGGTCTTGAGCCTGCAGGAGATGCTAGGTCCCGTCTCTGTGAGCAGCCCAGACTTTAGAACAGAACACTCTCTTATAGGTGTTCCTGATGGAGGACATCTGCATCCCGTACATGACGGGGCTGAGCAGCGGCTGGATGATGAGGAAGTACAGTGACAGGACGATCTGCAGCAGGACGGGAAGCTTGTTCTGGCTGAACCTGCTCTGAAAGATCTGGAAGCAGGAACCGAAGGAGAAATTGAGCAGGGAGACGATGTGAGGCGAGCAGGTGGAGACGGCTTTCTGTCGGGTCTGTTTGTCTCCAGAGAAACACACCTGGAGGATCCTCAGGTAGGAGAACAGGATGGGAATCAGAGGGACGATGACGGTCACCACCGTACCAAAGATGCCGTAAATGTTGTTCAGCCTGGTGTCGGAGCAGGCCAGCTTCACTATCAGGTAGTTCTGGCAGTACAGACTGTTGACGACGTTCCCACATCGACTCAGACGGACGTTTAAGGACAGAGTGATGAGGAGTTTCAACACAGAGTAAAACCAAACCCCAGAGATCAGAACAGCAGCTTTCTGAGACGTCATTCTGCTTTTATAGTGCAGAGGATCACAGATGGCCAAGTACCTGTCATAAGACATGACGGCTAGGTTACAAACTTCAACATTTCCATACATGTAGATACAGAAGATCTgcaggagacagagaggagcaggAACAGTGTGGAGGTCAGAGAGGATCTGAACCAGCAGGAATGGAAACAAGCCTGTACTACCATACAGCTCATTGACAAACAGGCTGAGCAGGAACATGTACATGGGCTCATGGAGGCTCCTGTTCATGCAGATCACCACCATGAGCGACGTGTTGACCAGCACTATCCCCACATAAACCAGAGCAGTCACCACGAAGCACAAGAACTTCAGAGATCCTACATGGATATAAGCTGTCAGGACGAAATACGACAGAGAAGAGTTCACCGTCATTCTCCAACAACAAACCAACATTCAACCATCAGAGGAACAAAGCAGCATCTCCTGATAAACACTCAACCTGCTCATCGTCTCCTGTCGCTCTGCAGTCATCACTGCTCTTCCACTTTATAGGCTCCCGGAGAAGCTCGAGGACGCCACTTACTGGCCAGAACATTTACTGCATCAGACTGGAactcagaaacatattttaaaacagcCTGAACATGAGCCTGAAAAGCTTGTTTAGGTGGTTTTCAATCTTGTTTAggtagtttttagtttttctggtagtttttagtgttattttggtagttttagtcttgttttgatAGTTTTCTGCCTTAGTTTGGTAGTTTCAGCCTTATTTTGGTagttttcagtcttgttttgatagttttcagtcatgtttttgtagttttcagccttattttggtagttttcagtcttgttttggtagttttcagtcttgttttgatagatttcagtcttattttggtagttttcagtcttgttttggtagttttagtcttgttttggtAGTTTTCTGCCTTAGTTTGGTAGTTTCAGCCTTATTTTGGTagttttcagtcttgttttgaTAGTTTTAGTCTTGTGGTagttttcagtcttgttttgatatttttcagtcttgtttttggtagttttcagtcttgttttgatatttttcagtcttgtttttatagttttcagccttattttggtagttttagtcTTGTTTGGGTAGTTTTCAGCCTTATTTTGGTagttttcagtcttgttttgatagatttcagtcttattttggtagt comes from Amphiprion ocellaris isolate individual 3 ecotype Okinawa chromosome 7, ASM2253959v1, whole genome shotgun sequence and encodes:
- the LOC111584138 gene encoding olfactory receptor 142-like, translated to MLVCCWRMTVNSSLSYFVLTAYIHVGSLKFLCFVVTALVYVGIVLVNTSLMVVICMNRSLHEPMYMFLLSLFVNELYGSTGLFPFLLVQILSDLHTVPAPLCLLQIFCIYMYGNVEVCNLAVMSYDRYLAICDPLHYKSRMTSQKAAVLISGVWFYSVLKLLITLSLNVRLSRCGNVVNSLYCQNYLIVKLACSDTRLNNIYGIFGTVVTVIVPLIPILFSYLRILQVCFSGDKQTRQKAVSTCSPHIVSLLNFSFGSCFQIFQSRFSQNKLPVLLQIVLSLYFLIIQPLLSPVMYGMQMSSIRNTYKRVFCSKVWAAHRDGT